One Solanum pennellii chromosome 9, SPENNV200 DNA segment encodes these proteins:
- the LOC107031434 gene encoding rapid alkalinization factor codes for MAANSFCSIFIISSLLIAALIISGDATGGDFDVSGWIPMKSADSCEGSIAECMAAGEFEMDSESNRRILATTDYISYGALQSNSVPCSRRGASYYNCKTGAEANPYTRGCSAITRCRS; via the coding sequence atGGCTGCGAATTCCTTTTGTTCCATTTTCATCATCTCTTCATTATTGATCGCAGCTTTGATCATCTCCGGCGATGCTACCGGCGGCGATTTCGACGTGAGCGGTTGGATTCCGATGAAATCCGCCGATAGCTGTGAAGGTTCGATAGCGGAGTGTATGGCTGCCGGAGAATTCGAAATGGATTCGGAGAGCAACAGGCGTATATTAGCAACTACTGATTATATAAGCTATGGTGCGCTGCAGAGTAACAGTGTTCCGTGTTCTAGAAGAGGTGCGTCGTATTATAACTGCAAAACAGGTGCTGAAGCTAATCCGTATACACGTGGTTGCAGTGCTATTACTCGTTGCCGGAGTTAA